The proteins below come from a single Thermoplasmata archaeon genomic window:
- a CDS encoding glycosyltransferase, giving the protein MLISVVVTIRNERDHIRDLLDSLVTQEGPVEIIVVDAYSDDGTVELVEGYCRNHPQVRLLMRGGTRGEGRNFGIEAARGEAVAFIDGDCIANAFWLKEIRKDMRAGKEIVAGRTVRIGKPEFARLSRVELFYQGVDVTYPSCNLAYRTEILKELGGFDTRFRTAEDIDLNYRAVHRGHRIHYNENAIVYHRERDSLVPFLKQAFWNGYGRKQLTLKHGALWSNYSVSNMLRRDMSFWYLIRSSVALLGYLTAKARERREDYIGDE; this is encoded by the coding sequence ATGCTGATAAGCGTTGTCGTCACCATCAGGAACGAGAGGGACCATATCAGGGATCTGCTCGACAGTCTCGTGACGCAGGAGGGACCCGTCGAGATTATAGTCGTGGACGCCTACTCGGACGACGGCACGGTCGAGCTCGTGGAGGGCTATTGCAGGAATCACCCGCAGGTTAGGCTCCTGATGAGGGGCGGGACGAGGGGCGAGGGGAGGAATTTCGGCATCGAGGCGGCTCGGGGGGAGGCCGTGGCCTTCATCGACGGCGACTGCATCGCCAACGCCTTCTGGCTGAAGGAGATAAGAAAGGACATGAGGGCCGGTAAGGAGATCGTCGCGGGGAGGACGGTCCGGATCGGCAAGCCCGAATTCGCCCGACTCTCTCGCGTCGAGCTCTTCTATCAGGGCGTGGACGTGACCTACCCAAGCTGCAACCTAGCCTACAGGACTGAGATTCTGAAGGAGCTCGGGGGCTTCGACACCAGATTCAGGACGGCGGAGGACATAGACCTGAACTACCGCGCTGTGCACAGGGGCCACAGAATTCACTACAACGAGAATGCGATCGTGTACCACAGGGAGAGGGACAGTCTTGTCCCTTTCCTCAAGCAGGCGTTCTGGAACGGCTACGGCCGCAAGCAGCTAACCCTGAAGCACGGCGCGCTCTGGAGCAACTACAGCGTCTCGAACATGCTGCGCAGGGACATGTCTTTCTGGTATCTGATAAGGAGTTCCGTGGCCCTCTTGGGCTACCTCACCGCCAAGGCCCGAGAGAGGCGGGAGGACTATATAGGCGACGAGTAG
- a CDS encoding radical SAM protein, which translates to MGARWALFRQGLGAFKGVGFRVSRALARGYLPTFLIYQVTTACNSRCRMCGLWRTKPEGELLLKEFEDLVARPFFSRVRWVNLTGGEPFLRKDIVQLAAALRDRLPSLELVAIPTNGFLSERIEGAVREMLEALGGRALLNVNVSIDGVGRLHDELRGTPGAYKKAMRTLDQLMKLQLANERFETGTETVITDQNVQELGRIYATLKEHTPHVNITPAAVSPYYNQEEGCGLLSPESARTLVNFLEELRLKEPAYAYYHSKVIEILTRPGLTHRPFPCLGGFKTVYIDAQGGVYPCLMLPVPEFRFGNVREAPVEELWFSERARDIRRKLRSHPYCVRCTNNCDILNNLKEEVLDVALFMLRNGDVRRALYKDLEEGKMRKYL; encoded by the coding sequence ATGGGCGCGCGCTGGGCGTTGTTCAGGCAGGGCCTCGGTGCCTTTAAGGGGGTAGGCTTCCGGGTGAGCAGGGCGCTCGCGCGCGGATACCTGCCAACATTCCTAATATATCAGGTCACGACCGCCTGCAACAGCCGCTGCAGGATGTGCGGCCTCTGGAGAACGAAACCGGAGGGCGAGCTTCTTTTAAAGGAATTCGAGGACCTCGTGGCGAGGCCATTCTTCAGCCGGGTCCGATGGGTAAACCTGACAGGAGGGGAGCCGTTTTTGAGAAAGGACATCGTCCAGCTCGCTGCGGCGCTCAGGGACAGGCTGCCCTCGCTCGAACTCGTCGCTATACCCACAAACGGCTTCCTCAGCGAGAGAATCGAGGGTGCGGTCAGAGAGATGCTCGAGGCGCTCGGGGGCCGGGCACTGCTCAATGTGAACGTGTCCATAGACGGAGTAGGGAGGCTCCATGACGAGCTCAGGGGCACTCCCGGTGCCTACAAAAAGGCGATGAGGACCCTCGACCAGCTGATGAAGCTCCAGCTCGCAAACGAGAGATTCGAAACGGGCACGGAGACCGTGATCACGGACCAGAATGTGCAGGAGCTCGGGAGAATCTACGCTACCCTCAAAGAGCACACGCCCCACGTCAATATCACCCCGGCCGCGGTCTCCCCCTATTACAATCAAGAGGAGGGCTGCGGCCTGCTCTCCCCTGAGAGTGCGCGGACGCTCGTCAATTTCCTCGAAGAGCTCAGGCTTAAGGAGCCCGCCTACGCCTACTACCACTCGAAGGTGATTGAGATCCTGACCCGGCCCGGGCTGACGCACAGGCCCTTCCCCTGCCTCGGGGGATTCAAGACGGTTTATATCGATGCGCAGGGCGGGGTCTACCCCTGCCTGATGCTCCCCGTGCCTGAGTTCCGCTTCGGGAACGTCCGGGAGGCGCCGGTCGAGGAGCTCTGGTTCTCGGAGCGCGCGAGGGATATCCGCAGAAAGCTGAGGAGCCACCCCTACTGCGTCAGGTGCACGAACAACTGCGACATACTGAACAACCTGAAGGAGGAGGTGCTTGACGTCGCTTTGTTCATGCTGAGAAACGGCGACGTGCGCAGGGCGCTCTACAAGGACCTTGAAGAGGGGAAGATGAGGAAGTACCTTTGA
- a CDS encoding IS630 family transposase yields MVLHIRPISDEEGNRLSRLIKRTSNVVILRRGQVLLHSAQGFTPPKIASLLGLSVEWVRHIISEFNKSGFDSLSPKPAKGGRPRVFDDEIRLQMVNVALTPPPKLGYPFRQWSLRKLRDAIIEKRIVDKISVSNLRIIMEEEVLAYQVVKTWKESKDPDFEKKKRRIDRLTRKQHNPPVVLAYDELGPLELRPHSGRHWQLKGHPNRVPGTYTRKKGARQFLVAFNYHKGTFFGRLRRRKRSKYISIFSNYYGCTILQNNESI; encoded by the coding sequence ATGGTGCTTCACATAAGGCCAATATCGGACGAGGAGGGAAATCGCCTTTCCCGGCTCATCAAACGAACCAGCAATGTCGTCATCCTGCGTCGGGGCCAAGTTCTTCTCCATTCGGCGCAGGGATTTACACCACCCAAGATTGCGAGCCTGTTGGGACTATCCGTTGAGTGGGTGCGCCATATAATAAGTGAGTTTAACAAATCCGGATTTGACTCTCTTAGTCCCAAACCAGCCAAAGGTGGGCGTCCAAGAGTGTTCGATGATGAAATCCGCCTCCAGATGGTCAATGTCGCATTGACACCTCCACCGAAACTCGGATACCCATTTAGGCAATGGTCTTTAAGAAAGCTCAGGGATGCTATCATTGAGAAAAGGATTGTTGACAAGATCAGCGTGTCAAACCTGCGGATAATAATGGAAGAGGAAGTACTTGCTTACCAGGTGGTAAAAACCTGGAAAGAGAGCAAGGACCCGGATTTCGAAAAGAAGAAGCGCAGGATAGACAGGCTGACACGTAAGCAGCACAATCCGCCAGTCGTCCTGGCCTATGACGAATTGGGTCCATTAGAACTAAGGCCTCATTCGGGTCGACATTGGCAGCTGAAAGGACATCCTAACAGGGTCCCGGGGACATACACTCGGAAGAAAGGTGCGAGACAATTTCTCGTGGCATTTAACTATCATAAGGGAACATTCTTTGGACGATTGCGTCGACGGAAACGATCAAAGTATATTTCAATTTTTTCAAATTATTACGGCTGCACTATCCTCCAGAACAACGAATCTATTTGA
- a CDS encoding PKD domain-containing protein encodes MGNYTAKLKIRDEYGLTSNWCYINLTINNRSPVIESSSLSFIYLANEPIYFNISIYNIDGFITKIYWNFGDGSISELPNPVHSYSRAGIYTVRFTAWDDDGASNSTEFKIYVMNRDPLADFNMSLTTATVLDDIAFTPEAFDMDGTISQYFWDFGDGSTSSEPNPVHRYGTKGTFWPTLYVIDDGGAMSNIARKQIIIENIPPRGAINASSTSPLTFERVNFTASGNDADGVVKLYIWDFGDGPTAVGENAGHEYRDDGTYEVKLRVIDDDFDENVTSITINVRNRGPVIGLKYEEKLMAGARVCLDASGSFDSDGRVEAVSWLIENKTINRTVVNYTFTKPGKYLVRVTVRADDGALTEKSFEITVQAERISRETFLFWMWAVLIAAAVVLAAAWKKRRER; translated from the coding sequence ATGGGTAACTATACAGCAAAATTAAAAATTCGTGACGAATATGGGTTAACAAGCAATTGGTGCTATATTAATTTAACAATAAACAATAGGTCCCCAGTAATTGAAAGTAGCTCTTTGTCCTTTATTTATTTAGCTAATGAACCCATTTATTTTAATATTTCTATATATAACATTGACGGTTTCATTACTAAAATATATTGGAACTTTGGTGATGGAAGCATCAGCGAGCTACCCAACCCCGTCCACAGCTACTCCAGAGCCGGCATCTACACCGTCCGCTTCACCGCCTGGGACGACGACGGCGCGTCCAACTCGACCGAGTTCAAGATATATGTCATGAACCGCGACCCCCTGGCCGATTTCAATATGTCCCTGACCACCGCCACGGTTCTCGACGACATCGCATTCACGCCCGAGGCCTTCGACATGGACGGGACGATATCGCAATACTTCTGGGATTTTGGAGACGGCTCCACGAGCAGCGAGCCAAACCCGGTCCACCGCTACGGGACAAAAGGGACATTCTGGCCCACGCTCTATGTCATTGATGACGGGGGCGCGATGAGCAACATCGCCCGGAAGCAAATTATCATTGAAAACATCCCGCCACGGGGCGCGATAAACGCCTCCTCCACTTCCCCCCTCACATTCGAGAGGGTCAATTTCACAGCCTCAGGGAACGACGCAGACGGCGTGGTAAAGCTGTATATATGGGACTTCGGCGATGGACCCACTGCGGTGGGCGAAAACGCGGGCCACGAATACAGGGACGACGGGACCTATGAAGTAAAACTGAGAGTCATAGACGATGATTTTGATGAGAACGTGACCAGCATAACGATAAATGTGCGGAACAGAGGCCCTGTGATTGGGCTCAAATACGAAGAAAAGCTCATGGCCGGCGCGAGAGTGTGTCTCGACGCCTCAGGCTCCTTCGACTCCGATGGCCGCGTCGAGGCCGTGAGCTGGCTGATTGAAAATAAGACCATCAACCGCACCGTTGTCAACTATACTTTTACGAAGCCGGGCAAATATCTGGTCAGGGTGACGGTGCGCGCCGACGACGGCGCGCTGACGGAGAAGAGCTTCGAGATAACCGTGCAGGCTGAGAGAATCTCTCGCGAGACTTTCCTTTTCTGGATGTGGGCCGTCCTGATTGCCGCCGCAGTCGTTCTGGCAGCGGCATGGAAGAAACGTAGGGAAAGATGA
- a CDS encoding flavin reductase family protein: MKEPQRCPGGYVGPRAAGESQEGWRVNLETLFKLGCGMYIVSTAHEGRKAGQLVNAIVQVTAEPVQIVMSLNKQNLTCELLQKSGVFSVSVLGRDAPMEFLGKWGFKTGRDVDKFSGTAYMTGKNGAPVVTDHAVAYLEGMVVGTLDAGTHILFLGEVTEAETLSEAEPMSYAYYREVKKGLTSRLAATYQAKR, encoded by the coding sequence ATGAAGGAGCCTCAACGGTGCCCCGGGGGCTATGTGGGGCCCCGGGCCGCCGGAGAATCACAGGAGGGATGGAGGGTGAACCTCGAGACGCTGTTCAAGCTGGGCTGCGGGATGTACATCGTGAGCACCGCGCACGAGGGCAGGAAGGCCGGCCAGCTGGTGAACGCGATCGTGCAGGTGACGGCAGAGCCCGTCCAGATTGTGATGAGCCTGAACAAACAGAACCTGACCTGCGAGCTCCTGCAGAAGAGCGGGGTCTTCTCTGTCTCGGTGCTCGGCCGGGACGCGCCTATGGAGTTCCTCGGAAAATGGGGCTTCAAAACGGGTAGGGACGTGGACAAGTTCTCAGGCACGGCGTACATGACGGGGAAGAACGGGGCGCCCGTTGTGACCGACCACGCCGTGGCCTATCTCGAGGGCATGGTGGTGGGGACCCTCGACGCCGGGACCCACATTCTGTTTCTGGGCGAGGTCACAGAGGCCGAGACGCTCAGCGAGGCGGAGCCGATGAGCTACGCATATTACCGCGAGGTCAAAAAGGGGCTGACCTCGAGGCTGGCGGCGACCTATCAGGCGAAGCGCTGA
- a CDS encoding PAS domain-containing protein encodes MSGRPSGKAMAPEGHPVHTLMAEHDILLDLAEELGLTASAIGKTGRAEACGEELEHLQDIIEHFRESEKHYLREENGLFPVMERHGFSGPTVQMWTEHNEIREVKKRLYSLAEAAVRGDLKGAGGLEALSGELRAMLESHFTKENSVLFPMALSTLTGGEWAEVASSFDEIGYCCFTPAGARGPGGAVRGEKERGAGAGAEGAETAGERKVAGKGRGRNSGGGMAMEPEKELIELRTGRFSREELETVLNTLPVDITFVGVDDAVRYYSDGPHRIFPRTVAIIGRKVQNCHPQKSIHAVQRILDEFRAGRRDVAEFWINMGGRVIHIRYFAVRRDGRYLGTLEVSQDITEIQKIRGEKRLLD; translated from the coding sequence TTGTCCGGAAGACCGAGCGGTAAGGCCATGGCGCCCGAGGGCCACCCAGTGCACACCCTGATGGCCGAGCACGATATTCTCCTCGACCTCGCGGAGGAGCTGGGCCTGACGGCCTCGGCGATAGGGAAGACCGGGAGGGCCGAAGCGTGCGGAGAGGAGCTCGAGCATCTTCAGGACATCATCGAGCACTTCAGGGAGTCGGAGAAGCACTATCTGCGCGAGGAGAACGGCCTCTTCCCGGTGATGGAGAGGCACGGCTTCTCCGGCCCGACGGTCCAGATGTGGACCGAGCACAACGAGATAAGGGAGGTGAAGAAGCGGCTCTACTCGCTGGCGGAGGCGGCGGTAAGGGGGGACCTGAAGGGCGCCGGCGGGCTGGAGGCCCTCTCGGGCGAGCTCAGGGCGATGCTCGAGAGCCACTTCACGAAGGAGAACTCGGTCCTCTTCCCCATGGCCCTGAGCACGCTGACCGGAGGTGAGTGGGCCGAGGTCGCGAGCTCCTTCGACGAAATCGGATACTGTTGTTTCACTCCGGCGGGCGCCCGCGGGCCCGGCGGGGCTGTGAGGGGAGAAAAGGAGAGAGGAGCCGGGGCGGGGGCCGAGGGCGCTGAGACGGCCGGGGAGAGGAAGGTCGCGGGGAAGGGCAGGGGCAGGAATTCAGGTGGGGGGATGGCAATGGAGCCGGAAAAGGAGCTGATCGAGCTGAGGACGGGCAGGTTCTCGAGGGAGGAGCTGGAGACCGTCCTGAACACCCTGCCCGTGGACATCACGTTCGTCGGCGTCGACGACGCGGTCAGGTACTACAGCGACGGCCCGCACAGAATCTTCCCGCGCACGGTTGCGATAATCGGGCGGAAGGTCCAGAACTGCCACCCGCAGAAGTCGATCCACGCGGTCCAGAGAATTCTGGACGAGTTCAGGGCAGGGAGGAGGGACGTGGCGGAGTTCTGGATAAACATGGGCGGGAGGGTGATACATATCCGCTACTTCGCGGTCAGGCGGGACGGGAGGTACCTCGGCACCCTCGAGGTCTCGCAGGACATCACTGAAATTCAGAAGATAAGGGGCGAGAAGAGGCTGCTGGACTGA
- a CDS encoding cytochrome c biogenesis protein CcdA: MSARGWAAPAAGAAVLFALSAVLVFFSSASTTTGGVAPSFTVTDIDGDTISLDELRGRVVVLHLTVVYCGGVVTDAGRYQIEQLGEARERWGEGVALVSVTSENCPTTELAAVRKQHNISWPLVNDWPDFRIYGPYANYFSLHGDPTLVFIDPSGRVVGHTGRASAGEILRAVEAARAGSAPASPVTSSIGFAGMLALGALTSLAPCSMALLATMLAFLISRGHEKRSGVVESGRASAVRGLSIGLYFTLGTGLVFLLLGLLVGYLEVFVTLSPAFFAVAGAVLIVLGLNSAFSIFERVRGMVGRGSGGGTGAPGWARAIRRAWGRSPELGALLLGTLFSLAWAPCAISLVLPVIVLVLASKVGLLAGGALLFFFGLGHAVPIIPIAMVTETSRARLAERYMRAGRVVTVVFGLAVSVMGALFIARALGVYLW, encoded by the coding sequence ATGAGCGCGCGGGGCTGGGCGGCCCCCGCGGCCGGGGCCGCGGTGCTGTTTGCTCTTTCGGCCGTCTTGGTTTTTTTCTCGAGCGCGAGCACAACGACCGGGGGCGTTGCCCCCTCCTTTACCGTCACGGACATTGACGGAGACACCATATCCCTCGATGAGCTGAGGGGGAGGGTCGTTGTTCTCCACCTGACCGTGGTCTACTGCGGCGGCGTCGTCACCGACGCCGGGAGGTACCAGATAGAGCAGCTCGGGGAGGCTCGGGAGCGGTGGGGGGAGGGGGTCGCGCTCGTGAGCGTGACCTCGGAAAACTGCCCGACAACGGAACTAGCGGCGGTAAGGAAGCAGCACAACATATCGTGGCCCCTGGTCAACGACTGGCCGGATTTTAGAATCTACGGGCCCTACGCGAACTACTTCAGCCTCCACGGAGACCCAACGCTCGTCTTCATAGACCCCTCTGGGAGAGTGGTGGGGCACACGGGGAGGGCGAGCGCCGGCGAGATACTGAGAGCGGTCGAGGCCGCCAGGGCCGGCAGCGCCCCTGCCTCCCCCGTGACATCGAGCATCGGCTTCGCCGGAATGCTGGCGCTGGGCGCGCTGACCTCGCTGGCCCCGTGCTCCATGGCGCTGCTGGCGACGATGCTCGCCTTTCTCATCTCCCGCGGGCACGAGAAGAGAAGCGGGGTAGTGGAGAGCGGCCGCGCCTCCGCAGTCCGGGGCCTGTCCATCGGGCTCTACTTCACCCTCGGCACGGGGCTGGTGTTCCTCCTTCTCGGCCTCCTCGTCGGCTATCTGGAGGTCTTCGTAACCCTCTCGCCGGCGTTCTTCGCCGTCGCCGGGGCGGTGCTGATAGTCCTCGGCCTGAACTCCGCATTCTCGATTTTCGAGCGCGTCCGTGGAATGGTGGGGAGGGGATCGGGCGGGGGCACGGGCGCGCCGGGCTGGGCCCGGGCCATCCGGAGGGCCTGGGGCCGCTCGCCGGAGCTGGGCGCGCTGCTGCTGGGGACGCTGTTCTCGCTCGCGTGGGCGCCCTGCGCGATATCGCTGGTGCTCCCGGTCATCGTGCTGGTGCTCGCATCGAAGGTCGGCCTTCTGGCGGGAGGAGCGCTCCTTTTCTTCTTCGGGCTGGGGCACGCGGTGCCGATAATCCCGATAGCCATGGTCACCGAGACCTCGCGCGCGAGACTGGCGGAGAGGTACATGAGGGCCGGGAGGGTGGTGACCGTGGTCTTCGGGCTGGCGGTCTCGGTGATGGGTGCGCTGTTCATCGCCAGAGCGCTCGGGGTTTATCTCTGGTGA
- a CDS encoding putative zinc-binding protein → MSDEKGDGNKGRCLCEASETLIFPCSGASNVGQIANEAALRLREAGKGNMYCTAGIGGHVKGLVDGARSAKLLVGIDGCGVGCVKKCLEGEGLSPGVYMVISDELKVKKGYVRPEERDVAEAVRLLTSRLREHVR, encoded by the coding sequence ATGTCTGATGAAAAAGGAGACGGGAACAAGGGACGCTGTCTGTGCGAGGCATCGGAGACTTTGATATTCCCCTGCTCGGGGGCGTCGAACGTCGGCCAGATCGCCAACGAGGCGGCGCTAAGGCTCCGCGAGGCGGGGAAGGGGAACATGTACTGCACCGCTGGCATCGGGGGCCATGTGAAGGGCCTGGTCGACGGTGCCAGGAGCGCGAAGCTCCTGGTGGGAATCGACGGCTGCGGCGTGGGCTGCGTCAAGAAATGCCTGGAGGGCGAGGGCCTGAGCCCGGGCGTGTACATGGTCATTTCGGACGAGCTTAAAGTGAAGAAGGGGTACGTCCGCCCCGAGGAGAGGGACGTGGCTGAGGCGGTGCGTCTCCTGACGTCCCGGCTGAGGGAGCATGTGAGATGA
- a CDS encoding IS1182 family transposase: MTMTRKYISYDPNQNYLLPPNPRDWLPEGHLALFISDTVDDLDISSIYEYYDKAEAGAPPFNPAMMVKILLYAYCKGIAGSRRISAAVEEDIAFRFLAAGNTPDFRTICQFRRTHIEPLKGIFKQVVRLCQRAGLVKLNVVAGDGTKMKAHASMSKSKTMDPLLEEDARLEKEINDALTAGMNADEEEDQRYGKDKRGDEPPEFIRNTRKRREFIRKGIARLAQEEKEKMDAQEKKIEERQRKEEETGMKLPGRKPNPPKSVVDSERKANTPDPDSRIMKTRSGYLQGYNGQVVVDCNSQIIVAQAITTDENDVHQIAPMLDEVRRITGSLPAMETLDAGYWSEQGVLNAPPGVELFIATKKDWKQRKALLELPAPRGRIPGSATLRDRMERKLLTKRGREIYKLRGKTVEPVFGQLKDARKLDRFLLRGEEKVAMEWSLMCATHNLLKLWKHERELWKARAT, translated from the coding sequence ATGACAATGACGCGAAAATACATCTCCTATGACCCGAACCAAAACTACCTGCTTCCACCCAACCCGAGAGACTGGCTCCCCGAAGGACATCTTGCATTGTTCATCTCGGACACCGTCGATGATCTCGACATCTCGTCAATTTACGAATATTACGACAAAGCCGAAGCGGGCGCTCCCCCGTTCAATCCCGCCATGATGGTGAAGATACTCCTTTACGCGTACTGTAAGGGAATTGCCGGCTCCCGCAGGATCTCGGCGGCCGTGGAGGAAGACATTGCATTCAGATTCCTGGCCGCCGGGAACACGCCCGACTTCCGAACCATCTGCCAGTTCAGGAGGACGCACATTGAACCGCTCAAGGGAATCTTCAAGCAGGTTGTCCGTCTGTGCCAGAGGGCTGGCCTCGTGAAGCTGAATGTCGTAGCCGGTGATGGAACCAAGATGAAAGCCCACGCGAGCATGTCGAAGAGTAAGACGATGGACCCCCTTCTCGAAGAGGACGCTCGGCTCGAGAAAGAGATAAACGATGCTCTCACTGCTGGCATGAATGCCGACGAGGAAGAGGACCAAAGGTACGGGAAGGACAAGCGAGGTGACGAGCCTCCCGAGTTCATCCGCAACACCAGGAAGCGCCGAGAGTTTATCCGTAAGGGGATCGCGAGACTCGCCCAGGAAGAAAAGGAAAAGATGGATGCACAGGAGAAGAAGATCGAGGAGCGCCAGAGGAAGGAAGAGGAAACGGGGATGAAGCTTCCAGGGCGCAAACCGAACCCGCCGAAATCGGTGGTTGACAGCGAAAGGAAGGCCAACACCCCAGACCCCGACAGCCGCATCATGAAGACCCGGTCGGGCTACTTACAGGGCTACAACGGGCAGGTCGTCGTGGATTGCAACAGCCAAATCATCGTCGCGCAGGCGATAACGACGGACGAGAACGATGTCCATCAGATCGCCCCGATGCTGGACGAAGTCCGACGCATCACCGGATCGTTGCCGGCGATGGAAACGCTGGATGCCGGATACTGGAGCGAACAGGGCGTATTGAATGCCCCGCCTGGGGTGGAGCTGTTCATCGCTACGAAGAAAGACTGGAAGCAGAGGAAAGCCCTCCTGGAACTCCCGGCGCCGAGGGGACGCATTCCCGGGTCGGCTACCCTCCGGGATAGGATGGAGCGGAAACTGCTTACAAAGCGCGGCAGGGAAATCTACAAACTGCGGGGAAAGACGGTCGAGCCTGTTTTCGGGCAGCTCAAGGATGCAAGGAAGCTGGATAGGTTCCTCCTGCGTGGGGAGGAGAAGGTGGCGATGGAGTGGTCCCTCATGTGCGCCACCCACAACCTCCTCAAATTGTGGAAGCACGAGCGTGAGCTCTGGAAAGCCAGGGCAACTTAA
- a CDS encoding putative zinc-binding protein translates to MDTEERVPTNAIFCCFGCMSSVGTLTGVAMLEAYKRLDKERNGLFCTSAIAAGVTKHRKTTERAKRIIVIDGCYNKCAKRILEKDGFKIDKYLNLLLDLKIPKIGPFKSLSMN, encoded by the coding sequence ATGGATACGGAAGAGCGTGTTCCGACGAACGCCATATTCTGTTGCTTCGGATGCATGTCGAGCGTCGGTACTCTGACCGGGGTGGCGATGCTGGAGGCGTACAAAAGGCTGGATAAGGAGAGGAACGGTCTATTCTGCACCTCGGCCATAGCCGCTGGAGTAACCAAGCACCGAAAGACAACGGAGCGGGCCAAGAGAATTATCGTCATTGATGGCTGTTACAATAAATGTGCAAAGAGGATTCTCGAGAAGGATGGCTTCAAGATAGACAAATATCTCAACCTTCTGCTGGATCTGAAGATACCAAAAATAGGACCGTTCAAGAGCCTGTCCATGAATTAA
- a CDS encoding DUF169 domain-containing protein: MPGIDIDLDACTGCGRCAELCPANVLEMKEKKAVVANGATCTLCGICADQCPKSAIRLERRMDTGKYMIDFRAKEEYREASAALEKILKPRKSPVAIRLVKDAGEVPAGVMQLDFPVRHCVSINMAAHGAVFYLPADKHACSAAKAALGIKPLPEKVRSGKVPYMHGLAATQEAAARTMAEIPKLPPGSTIGTLLAPLGKAPFDPDVVVLTVNPMQAMWVANAFLFKDGGPRLTASFAGMQASCGDVTALPFITGKVNFSLGCYGCRSAGKLGEDEMYVGVPVGQLEKLVHGLKGLGKAMRTLEKGHVEGSGR, from the coding sequence ATGCCCGGGATCGACATAGACCTGGATGCCTGCACGGGCTGCGGGAGGTGCGCCGAGCTCTGCCCCGCCAATGTGCTCGAGATGAAGGAGAAGAAGGCGGTGGTCGCCAACGGAGCGACCTGCACCCTCTGCGGGATATGCGCCGACCAGTGCCCGAAGAGCGCGATCAGGCTCGAGCGCAGGATGGACACCGGTAAATACATGATTGATTTTCGGGCAAAGGAGGAGTACAGGGAAGCGAGCGCAGCGCTCGAGAAGATTCTGAAACCGAGGAAGAGCCCGGTGGCGATAAGGCTCGTCAAGGATGCCGGGGAGGTCCCCGCCGGGGTCATGCAGCTCGATTTCCCGGTGAGGCATTGCGTCTCGATAAACATGGCCGCCCACGGGGCAGTGTTCTACCTCCCGGCGGACAAGCACGCCTGCAGCGCCGCCAAGGCCGCGCTGGGAATCAAGCCGCTCCCGGAGAAGGTCCGGAGCGGGAAGGTGCCCTACATGCACGGCCTGGCCGCCACCCAAGAGGCGGCGGCGAGGACGATGGCGGAGATTCCGAAGCTCCCGCCGGGAAGTACCATCGGGACCCTCCTGGCCCCGCTCGGAAAGGCGCCCTTCGACCCGGACGTGGTGGTGCTGACCGTGAACCCCATGCAGGCGATGTGGGTGGCAAACGCATTCCTCTTCAAGGACGGGGGGCCCCGGCTCACCGCCAGCTTCGCCGGGATGCAGGCCTCCTGCGGGGACGTGACCGCCCTGCCCTTTATCACCGGGAAGGTCAACTTCTCCCTCGGGTGCTACGGGTGCCGGTCGGCGGGAAAGCTCGGGGAGGATGAGATGTACGTCGGGGTGCCGGTCGGCCAGCTCGAAAAGCTGGTGCATGGGCTGAAAGGGCTTGGAAAGGCCATGAGGACCCTGGAGAAGGGGCATGTCGAAGGGAGCGGGCGATAG
- a CDS encoding carboxymuconolactone decarboxylase family protein translates to MYVDNEARKGVQEMNELVQEKKPSVDQVLKMMEQNLGAEPRPMVLMSKMVPEAVLRQAGERKFVFELPAVPAKYKHLICAAVAAAVSSHLCTETFIRLAQRAGATKEEIGETLLTAKFALGSTVFASAVEGMELVTKE, encoded by the coding sequence ATGTATGTCGATAATGAGGCAAGAAAGGGGGTGCAGGAAATGAACGAATTGGTACAGGAAAAAAAGCCATCAGTCGACCAGGTCCTGAAGATGATGGAGCAGAACTTGGGCGCGGAGCCGAGGCCGATGGTGCTGATGTCCAAAATGGTCCCGGAGGCGGTGCTCAGGCAGGCGGGCGAGAGGAAGTTCGTCTTCGAACTGCCGGCCGTGCCCGCGAAATACAAGCACCTTATCTGCGCGGCGGTCGCGGCGGCCGTGAGCAGCCACCTGTGCACGGAGACCTTCATCCGCCTCGCGCAGCGCGCGGGGGCGACCAAGGAGGAGATCGGGGAGACCCTCCTGACGGCGAAGTTCGCGCTCGGCTCCACGGTCTTCGCCTCCGCCGTTGAAGGAATGGAGCTCGTGACGAAGGAGTGA